The Streptomyces nigra genome includes the window CACGTACAGCCCGTCGCCCGCGGTGACCAGCAGCTTGTCCTGGTACCAGACCATGCCGGTGAGGCCGGACGTCAGCGCGCGGTAGTCCCGTCCGCCGTCCACCGGGACGACGAGCAGCGCCGAGGCGTACAGCATCTGGTCCATGTCGGTGGCGTCCACGAACGACACCCGCGCCAGCCGGCCGGCGTCCTGGCTCCAGCCGGACAGGATCACCCGGTGGTCGTTCCACCAGCCGTCGTCGTCGGCGTCGCCCGAGGTGGTCACGGCACCGGCCCGCCAGGACCGGGTGTCCTCGGCGTCCCAGCAGTACGCGCGGGTGGCGGCCGGCGCGACCGGCAGTGCCGTGCGCTCCCCGGCCGTACAGCCGTCCGCGGTGCGCAGCGCGTGCTCGGCGCCCTCCAGGACGGCGCTCACGCCGACCGGCTTGCCCATCGAGGAGGAGAGCGTGTCCAAGGTGGCCTCGGGAACCAACTGCTCGCGCAGTCGCAGCGCGTCCGTCCCGGCGGCCCCCGAGAGCGGCTTCAGCGCCCCGGGATCGTCCCCCACCGTGGCCTGCGAGGCGCTGATCATCGTGGCGGCGGCGGTGAGCGCCAGGGCCGTTCCGGCGAGGAACGCCCGCAGCGCACGGCCCTGCTTGCGTCGACGGTGTCTGCCGCGGTGCTTCATCAAACCTCCCGAGGCGAGCCAACTGCGGCCATCGGTCAATGCGTTGACCAACGGAGCAGGTGGGGCGGCCCGTACCAGGGATGCTACGGCAGGAAGGCACGCGGGCGGACGAAGACCCTGCAAATATGCGCAAGAAGGTTATGGACGGGTCATCCCGGCCGGTGCCCCGCGCCCCGCGCGCGGGCGATCCCGGGCGCCGTGGAGTGCGGCAGCAGCGCACCCGGATCGCCCGGCAGCAGCACCTCCACCTCGGCGTCCTCCCGGAATCGGTACGGCCGGTGCTCCAGATGCGCCCCCAGATAGCGCCGCACCCGCGACATCTCGGCCCGCACCGTCACCGTGCGCCGGGCGTCCCCGAACATGTCCTCGGCCAGCCCCGCCGCGCTGCGCCCGCCCCGGTCCATCGCCAGCAGGCAGAGCAACTCGGCGTGCCGGGGGCTCAGTTCGTGCGTCCAGGTCCCGGCGCCGCCGGACACCGTCACCGTCCAGCGACGCGGCTCGCTCAGATCCAGCGTGATCCGGGTGGCGCCCGGCACACCGGGGTCGTCGCAGGCCCGCAGCAGCCAGCCCCCGGCCAGCGGCTCCATCGTGCACGGCCCGAGCGGCGGCAGCCATCCACGGCCCGGCGCCGGGGACTTGGGCAGCGCGATCCGGTGCGTGTACGGCATCCCGGTCACCGCCGCGGTCCAGCCGTCCCGGTCCACGACCAGGGCCCGGCCGGTCAGCCGGGCCAGCGCCGGTGCCGCCACCGCCCGCAGCCGCTCCAGCGACGCGGTGTGCAGCTCCCGCAGTCGGGCCTCGGCGAGCTTGGCCACCGAGTCGACCCAGGCGAGCGTCGCCGGGTGCATCGTCTCCAGCGGCCCGCTGACGTCCACCACGCCGAT containing:
- a CDS encoding GAF domain-containing protein produces the protein MALSPTDVTQLAAVDSARAARVLSDVRAATLSGRRAPVAPRPVIEQSWERMLRSGVDPDHDVRAGLLSREEVQRRREETALRHVLPVLREGLLSVADVAHHIMVVADHEGRVLWREGNPSVLRKADGLGFELGADWRESVVGTNGVGTPAVVRRPVQVFAAEHFQRSQTSWTCTGAPITDPRDGRLIGVVDVSGPLETMHPATLAWVDSVAKLAEARLRELHTASLERLRAVAAPALARLTGRALVVDRDGWTAAVTGMPYTHRIALPKSPAPGRGWLPPLGPCTMEPLAGGWLLRACDDPGVPGATRITLDLSEPRRWTVTVSGGAGTWTHELSPRHAELLCLLAMDRGGRSAAGLAEDMFGDARRTVTVRAEMSRVRRYLGAHLEHRPYRFREDAEVEVLLPGDPGALLPHSTAPGIARARGAGHRPG